One Ureaplasma urealyticum serovar 8 str. ATCC 27618 genomic window carries:
- a CDS encoding L-threonylcarbamoyladenylate synthase, which yields MKIYRITNLNAIYDALVANKCVLIPTDTIIGLLAKNQDVIYEIKRRDRNKKIVRFVADYKLLGDLTVEQEQFLDLFWPGSVTVIKNGVSYRMPNSPHILKLIQKLGPLYCSSANISGEEPVKNHNEAIFKFGANSKLIYVEAQQQIGVPSTIVDIDKWEYVRRGANIEMVDMFIKELKYNNTKEKE from the coding sequence ATGAAAATTTATAGAATAACTAATTTAAATGCCATTTATGATGCTTTAGTAGCAAATAAATGTGTTCTAATTCCCACTGATACCATTATTGGTTTATTAGCTAAAAACCAAGATGTTATTTATGAAATTAAACGACGTGATCGAAACAAGAAAATTGTACGTTTTGTTGCTGATTACAAATTACTTGGTGATTTAACTGTAGAACAAGAACAATTTTTAGATCTTTTTTGACCAGGATCAGTTACTGTAATTAAAAATGGTGTTTCATATCGCATGCCTAATAGTCCTCATATATTAAAATTAATTCAAAAATTAGGACCACTATATTGTAGTAGTGCTAATATTTCTGGCGAAGAACCAGTTAAAAATCATAATGAAGCAATTTTTAAATTTGGTGCAAATAGTAAACTAATTTATGTTGAAGCTCAGCAACAAATTGGTGTGCCATCAACCATTGTTGATATTGACAAATGAGAATATGTTCGTCGTGGTGCTAATATTGAAATGGTTGATATGTTTATTAAAGAATTAAAATATAATAACACAAAAGAAAAGGAGTAA
- a CDS encoding RpiB/LacA/LacB family sugar-phosphate isomerase, with product MIKKIYFGNDHAAYEIKDQIIAHLKQKGYEIIDEGAQVELGSVNYSPYALKVANDVVNDAKNDSLGILLCGTGIGMNMAASKVKGARVALIYNESSAKLAKEHNNANVITIGARENSLEQIIKMIDDFLESKFMGERHQKRLDIITEYEKNQK from the coding sequence ATGATTAAAAAAATTTATTTTGGTAATGATCATGCTGCTTATGAAATTAAAGATCAAATTATTGCTCATTTAAAACAAAAAGGTTATGAAATTATTGATGAAGGAGCCCAAGTCGAATTAGGCTCTGTTAACTATAGTCCATATGCTCTAAAAGTTGCTAATGATGTTGTTAATGATGCTAAAAATGATAGTTTAGGAATTTTATTGTGTGGCACAGGAATTGGCATGAATATGGCTGCAAGCAAAGTTAAAGGTGCACGTGTTGCTTTAATATATAACGAAAGTAGTGCGAAATTAGCTAAAGAGCATAATAATGCTAATGTAATTACCATTGGAGCACGTGAAAATAGTTTAGAACAAATCATTAAGATGATTGATGATTTTTTAGAAAGTAAATTCATGGGTGAGCGCCATCAAAAACGCTTAGATATAATCACAGAATATGAAAAAAAT